TCACTATTTGACGAATGCGGATCGTATCGCCCATATATTGTAAACGGCCTTGAGCACTATCTTTCAAATTAAAAACAAAATGTAACCCTTTATTTTCTGCCAGAGGACGGAAACTATCATATATCTCCTTAAAAAACGACTCGATATGGAAAGGGACAGAATGAATTTCCATCTGTTTGGATTCCAACCGATGAAAATCAAGCAAATCATTTACCAAGGATAAAATATGTTCTGCCGAACCGGTCATATTTTTTAAATAATATCGTTCTCTTTCACTCATACCAAAATGTTGGAGCAGCTCGATATATCCGATAATAGAAGAAAGCGGCGCACGGATATCATGAGAAATAGTCAACATCAATTTTTCCCGCCTATGCAACAAATCTTCTGCGTATTGTTTTGCTTTTTCCAGCTGTTTCCGATAATAAATACTCCGGGAAAGGTCCCGGCCTATAAATACTAAAAAGACAACTACTATTAAAAATGAGATGATGGCAATAATAGCTATGATCCGGGATGTTTGTTTCATCAATTTTTGCTTTTGTTGAACCCGGCTTAACGAATTATTCATATCTTCTTGCTCGATGTCGCGTAACATCTGATTGATCCTTTGTGTAATAATGCTATTATCATACCGGAGATTATTGGCTCGTAAAAGTAAAAGTTCATTCAGGGCTTTTTGCTGGTCGGCTACACTATCCTGGATACTTTTTAATACGCTTACAATCGTATCAGCGGGATTAAAAGCCTCTACTATCGTATCCTTTTGAATCTGGCGCGTTGTATTTACCACAAATCCGGAATCTTGCTTGGAAGGAGAAAATGCTTCTGCCAACCGTTTGAAAAATCCTTTCGGCTGTTTTTTTACCACCACTGTATCCTGCTTTACAACTACCTTTTCTTCCACTTTCTTTTGTTCGATAATAGTATCTTGGATCGCTATTATCTTTTCAATGTTGGTACGATAAAGATGTTCGGCATTCGCTTCCGTCAAGGTTTCAAGTAAACGGCGGGTATTATGACGTTTTCGCTCTATTAAATTATCGATGGTATCGATTTTAAGCAGTTGAACCGAATCGGTAACTAATACCCGGAGAGAATCAATATTACGTTGCGCCTTATTGAGTATGGAATTATAGCGTGTATACCCATTTTTCTCCGTCCCGATAAGCTGGTTAATAGTTTCACTTTCATACAATAAAGTAAGTGCCCCCGTAATAAGATATACTTTTTGGCGAGGGGTTGTTGCCGGTTCTTCCTCGCCTGCCATACGCACAATCACGTGATAAATATATCCTACTGAAGATATAGCCATAATGACAAGCAAAATATAACCTATCACTACTTTTCTTGTTATATGTCCGGAATCTGGTTTCATGAGTTCTTAAATATCCTGATCAATGAGCCTTTAATTTTAAAATAGTAACCGAATTAGGAGGAAAGTTATAGACGATAGGATGTGTAGCGGAGAGGGTTATATTTTTATTCCGGGGAACAACACACGTCGGCATATCAAGCGTGTTTCTGTCAACCGGGTCACCCACTATTTCAATTACTTCCGCTTCTTTTTTCACATTCGCATTTTCTATTTCTATGCTTGTTTTTTCCGGGTGATAAGTCGTATTCACTACTTTAAGAATAATTGTATTATCCTCCTTATTTCGCGTGACTACCGATACTAATGAAGGAATAGGTTCTAGGGTAGTCCGATGAAGTAAAGAATCGTTTACGTAACACGAATAGGTATCGTCCTGACAAACCACTTTTATATCATACCAAGTATTCATAGCCAAGGGACACGAACGAGCCGGGGTCAAAGGATAAGCAACCTGCCCGCTCTGTTGTGTCAATGAACTTTCACCCGGACCTAAAGTGAAAACGACATGATTTTGTTGTCGGTCAGTCCGGCCATTATCACGTACCCGGAATTGGATGGAATTGCTTCCTTTCACTCGTCGTATACGAGCTGTAACTACATAATTATAAGCCAGTGAGTCACCACAAACTATATAATTCCATTTGTTAGGTGATGCTATCAATTTACCCGCAGGCAAGACATTCCATTCCCCGCTGATCACCTGGGAAGAATAATCTGTTTCTCCATCGATCGCAAAGTGTTCTATTTCATAAAAATCGTCGAACATATAGATGCCGGCTCCTCCAAAAATAGCTTGCGGACGCAGTTCCGTAGTAACTTCCGACTTCAACAGTTCATCTCCTCTATTTTCCGAAAATGCTTTCAATACCTGATAGGAAGGTGTTTCTACAACCCGATGGGTATCAAAATAAATAGCAGCCGGCAAACAATTCTCATAATTTACATTTGCTAGCAACGGAGCATACGCAACTTGTTTTATTATATCAGGATTTTTTTCCAGCCCTATCATAAAGCATGCCTCTCCCACTGCATTTTGTAAGGTAGCCCCTTCTATATTGTTGACAGCAGAAAAAGAACCTATGCTTACCGGTTGAAAATGGGAAATACGCTTATTCATATTAAAATATCCGGATTGCGACATAAGGAAAGTCCTATCGGCAAAAAAGTGTTTATCTTGCCACTCCGTACGGTATTTAGACGAGTAATCCGATGAAATGACAGTTATGTCCGGATACTTTTCACGGATAGCTTTATGAAAATATTCATAGCGGCGGAAATACTCATACCCATAATTTTCATTTCCGATTTCCACATATTTCAAATGGAAAGGTTCCGGGTGACCGTTCCGTTTTCGTAAGGCACCCCAGGTGGAATCAGCCGGAGCATTGGCATACTCGATGGCATCCAGTACATCCTGCACCAATTTATCCATTTCCATTATATCCTGATAACGAGGGCGACGACTTTGATTCGTTATTCCGCAATTCGCTACATAGACCGGTTCGGCACGCAAATCTTCACACAACTGCAAATATTCATGAAATCCTACACCGTTTGTTGTTCCATATCCCCAAAAAGACCAGAAAGAACGGCGTGTAGCTATATCACCAATCGTTTCTTTCCATTCTGGATAAGTTCCGGACGAATAACCTTCTACAAAACTACCGCCGGGGAAACGGATAAAAGAAGGCTTCAATGCGGCTATTTTTTCCACCAAATCCGGTCGAAGACCGTTAGGACGTCCACGCCAAGTATTTTGCGGAAAAAGTGAGACTACATCCAACCAAAACAGAGTTGACGAATCCGCAGCAAAAACTAACCGGGCATTTTTCACATCTTCTGTCGCTGTAAAAGTATAGTGTAACCGTCTCCATTCCGTAACGGGAGAAACAAAAAAAGTATCCGATACTTTTTGCCTGGAGGTATCTTTTTCCAAACTTACTTGTACGCCTCCGGAATGAGTGTAAGCATTTTTAATAAAGAAGGATAAATTATATTTCTCTCCTTTTTTCAAAGGAATACCGGTATATCCTTCAGCAGCCACTCCTCCCTGTCCGTACAGTTCGGTATTGTATACGGAGACGCGTAAAGAGCGTTTGTTTTTATCATTAATTACTTCTTGACGATCCGGCACAAACTGGGTTCCTTTTGAAAGTTTGCACCATCCGATTATACTATCTTCTCCACAATAAGGTACTACTAATCCGTTGGGAGTGAAAAACTGTTTACGCACAAAATCGATCCGACAATTCACAGGTACTACCCCATCTTCAAAACTTCTATTTTGAATCAATTCCGCATAAATTCCGCCATCTATCGCATGGTTCACTTCTTCTAAAGAAATGCCATATAGCTGTGGATTAACAGGCAAAGTAGTACTTTTTGTATCTACTACTATTTTGGAAGTAACAGGCAATTCTTGCCGGCAACCGGCAAAAAAGAAAAAGGCAATAATAAATAGGATAATGAGTAAGTGTATCTTCTTAACAAATTCAATCATTTCTTTTCTCTAGTTGATTATATTACGGATTCAACCATTTTTAAGTGTACAAACTTAGGGATTTATTTCCTTGTACACTACATTTTTATGTGAAAAAGTTCCATTTTATGAGAAAAACAAATACCTTTGCTTTTCCTATTATAAATTAAAATACCATAGAACTGTATAATGAACAAAACAGTGTTATTAGTGGACGATAAACTTGAATTTGCCAAAATAGTCAGGCTCTATTTGTTTAAATATGATGTTAGGTATGCAGAAAACCCAGTAAAAGCAATTGAATGGTTAGAAGAAGGCAATTATCCGGACTTGATTATTTCTGATTTAAACATGCCGGAAATGTCAGGGGAAGAATTCTTACATTACCTTAAAACTAATAAGCTTTATAAATCCATTCCTGTCATTATTTTATCCAGCATAGAAGATCGCATGAATCGGGTAAAACTCTTTGACGAAGGGGCATCCGATTTTCTATTAAAACCATTTGATCCGGAAGAAATTTGTTCTAAGATCGAACAAATAATAAACTAATTAAAAAGAAGAGATTCCGAATCTGAACGCAATTGAATATATAATATTAATTCCATAAATTCTAACTCAAAACACATGAACAAATTAAGTAAAAATGTACTGGTTATAGTTACTTCCTTACTCGTTTTATCTTGTTTGGACAGAAAAACTGTAAAAGGAGAGTATGAGATTATTCCGTTACCTCAACAAATTACACCGGAAAACGGCTCCTTCATCTTAAAGAATTCCACACAAATTACTTATCCGGAAGGAAATGACGTATTAAAGCAAAATGCTGAATTCCTAGCCTCTTACATCAAAGAAGCTACCGGTAAGGATTTGCAGATCGTTCCGGGAACACCTGCGTCCAACAGCATCAATTTAGCAATAAATGATGCAATTGAAAATCCGGAAGGTTACAAGTTGACGGTAGTTCCTGATAAAATTACCATAGAAGGCGGACTGGAATCCGGTGTATTTTACGGCATCCAGACTTTACGGAAATCCCTGCCTGTGCTAGCTCAAGAAACAGTTATAGAACTCCCTGGTGTTACAATTGAAGATGCTCCCCGTTTTAAATATCGTGGAATGATGCTTGACGTAAGCCGACATTTTTTTCCTATCGATTCTGTAAAACAGTATATCGATATATTGGCTCTACACAATATGAATACGCTTCATTGGCATTTAAGTGACGACCAAGGTTGGCGTATCGAAATAAAGAAATATCCGGAATTAACCCGGATAGGATCACAACGCAAAGAAACGGTTATCGGACATAATTCCGGAAAATATGACGGGACACCTTATGGGGGCTTTTATACTCAAGACCAGATACGGGAGGTAATCGACTATGCCGCCAAACGTTTCATCACCATTATTCCCGAAATAGATATGCCGGGCCATCAACTGGCCGCATTGACTTCTTACCCGGAATTAGGTTGTACCGGCGGTCCGTATGAAGTTTGGTCCCAATGGGGAGTAGCAGAGGACGTAATTTGTGCCGGTAACGAAAAGTCCATGCAATTCTTGGAAGATGTTCTAGGAGAGATTATCGATCTCTTTCCATCCGAATATATCCATGTAGGCGGAGACGAATGTCCCAAGGTTCGTTGGAAAGCCTGTCCCAAATGTCAAGCCCGGATTAAACAAGAAGGAATCAAAAGCGATTCGAAACATTCGGCAGAAGAATATTTGCAGAGCTATGTAATTTCCCGGATGGAGAAATTTGTGGAAAGTAAAGGACGCCATATTATCGGTTGGGATGAAATTCTAGAAGGTGGACTGGCTCCCAATGCTACGGTAATGAGTTGGCGAGGTATGGCGGGAGGCATAGAAGCGGCCAAACAGCACCACAATGTGATTATGACACCCAATACCTATCTATATTTTGATTATTACCAAACAACAGATGTTGCAAACGAACCTTTGGCTATAGGCGGTTATGTACCTCTTGAAAGAGTGTACTCCCTGGAACCTGTCCCTGCGTCCCTTTCTCCTGAAGAACAAAAATATATTATCGGAGTACAAGCTAACCTGTGGACAGAATATATTCCGACTTTCTCTCAAGTTGAATATATGGTATTACCCCGGATGGCTGCATTAAGCGAAGTACAATGGTGTTCACCGGAAAAGAAAAACTATCCCCAATTCCTTAAGCGTTTATTCAATCTTACCGGTATTTATGACCAACAAGGATATAATTACGGAAAACATATTTTTAATGTGGAGGCGACCTTGGTTCCCGATACAAACAAAGGGGTACTTAACGTAACTCTTAAAACTTTAGGAAACGGAGACATCTATTATACATTAGACGGTACGGAACCCTCTAAGAACAGTACAAAATATACTGCGCCATTAGAAATTACCCAAGATGCTACAATTAAAGCTATCGTAATTCGCCCCAACCTTAAAAGCCGTGTTTTGACTGAAAAGGTAACATTTAATAAGGCAACCATGAAACCGATTACTTTGAAAGTCGCACCCAGCAAGGGATATGATTTCAACGGCGGACCGGAACTTACTGACGGGCTTACGGGGAATAACAATTATAAAACAGGTCGTTGGCTAGGTTTCCAAGGAAGAGATTTGGATGCTGTTATCGATCTGAAAGAGCCTACGGAAATACAAAAGGTTTCTTTCAATACCAATGTGGTAAAAGGCGACTGGATTATGGGGGTAACCGGTATAAGCGTAAAAATTTCAGATGACGGAAAATCATTTAAAGAAATAGCCACTAAAAATATTCCGGAACTTACCCAACAAGATAAGGATGGCATATATCCCCAGGAAATTACTTTCAATCCGGTAAAAGCCCGCTATGTAGAGGTAATTGCTAAAGGAGGAAAATTACCTAAATGGCATGGGGGAGCCGGTTATGATGCTTTCTTTTTTGTAGACGAAATTTCAATTGAATAGAAACGGTTAATATCCAACTATAAAAAGACAAGAGGTATCAAAAATCGATATTTAGAGAATCAACACAGAGGCACAGAAACACAGAGTTTTATTATAACTCTCTGTGTTTCTGTGCCTCTGTGTTTAATTGAATGTTGATATTCCCCTTTCATTTTCTTTACAAAGAAGCCTTTCTTACCAATTATCTACCCCTGTCGCCTTACGCTGTCCGATATCCGGCCAATGAAAAGAATAACCACAGCATACTTCCCAAGTAAAATGGTACACTGCTTTAACTTAAACTTATGATTAAATTCGTGTTTGAATGAACTAAATCACTTGATATATGGTTATTTTATATAATATTCATGGGAATGAAGCAAATACATATAGCTTTATTTCTTAACGGATAGGCAAAGTAATAGTTTTACTTGAATAAGAAAAAGATCAAAACAGATTAACAAAAATGAAAAAAGTTATGAAACGGAAAATTTTAATGGCTGCAGCAATATTAGGGACTATTGCACTGATGAATGCCTGTAAACAAAAAACACAAAGGGCGGATGATAACTCTCTTAAAGTAGAGACTAAACAGGATATGCGAGATAACCGCAGGACTGAAAAAGTAATTACCGACAATTTGAGCTTTTGCGAAAGCATTTATCCAACCAACAACAAGTTGCTAATCTCCAATTACGGTGGTTCCAAGATGGACCCACTTAATACAAACGGGCAAGGTTACATTGTAGCCTATCAAAATGACAGTATCGCAATGATTATCCCGGCAGATGGAACTTTATCTGCACCTAAAGGAATGTATTCAAATGATGATTATTTGTTTGTTAGTGACGTAAACAAAATTTTAGTTTACGACATGGATAAACCTCAGGCAAAACCTCAGGTAATCCGTTTTCCTAAAGCAGATATGAACATTACGAATCTGGTAGCAGACGGGAACACACTTTATGCCACAGTAGCCAGTACAGGCAACATATATGCTATCGATATCGCGAACATGGACAAATTAAATACCGTCCAACCCAAATTGTTCGCCCAAGTTCCCGGAGCTAACGATGCTATTATAGAAGAAGGCGTGATGTATATTACTTCCGCACCCAGCCAAGGAGATGCCACTTCAGAAAACGTAATTTATTATATTTCTGATTTCGACCAACCTGTAGCACAAAAATTCATCAACGAAGCAGGCCAGTATTATAGTATTACCATGTCTCCTGATAACCAGACGATGTATGTTACCAACTGGTCTCCTTCCGGAATTGCCAAGATTAATATGGATACGAAAGCTATCGATTATATGGTATTAGATACACCTGTTAAAAATGCGAGCGATATTGCATTTATGGATGACATACTGTATGTAGCCGATCCGGAAAACAACCAGATTATCGCAATTACAAATCCGTAAACAATAATATCATAAAAAGAAGAAAGTGTTTTAAAAGTTAATTGAACACAGAGAAACAGAGACACAGAGAGTTTAAAGTGCTTATAATAAACTCTCTGTGTTTCTGTGTTTATTCTCTACTCCTTATGAAATAACCCAAAAGCGGTCTGCACCCACTTCTGTCATCCCCCGCTTGACGCGGGATCTCCCATCGGTACAAGCCGGCTTTAATCTATCTGAGATACCGCGTCAAGCTCGGGGTGACAAGTGTAAGCAAATGGGCTCCGGCCCCCCTCATGACAAAAGTAGGCAAACAGGTTTCGAGAGTAATATTTACCATCATCGATCTGTTTGCCCAAGTTAGTGTTGAAGCCGTTAAATAAAAGAATTCCGGTTCCTATCTTTTTAACTGGTTCCTGTCTTTTTAAATTACACCCCGTATTCTATCTTCAAAAGCAGACAAAGCCGCCTTTGCCCCTTCACCCATAGAAATAATAATTTGCTTATAAGGCACTGTAGAAACATCGCCCGCCGCATAAATGCCGGAGACATTCGTACGGCAATGCGTATCGATTACAATTTCTCCTGCCCGATTCGTTTCCACCACCTCTTTAAAAATACTACTATTGGCAGCTAAGCCTATCTGTACAAAAATGCCATCCAACTCAATCGTGTCTTCCTTCTCCGTCTTACGATCCTTTACCCGGAGCCCCACTACCTTGCTGCCATTTCCCAGCACCTCCATAGTTTGAGAACTAACAAACACCTCTACATTCGGAAGGGATTTTACCTTCTCTTGTAGTACCTTATCCGCCTTTAATTCATCCAAGAACTCCAAGACCGTCACTTTAGAACAAATACCGGCCAAATCGATCGCAGCCTCGATACCCGAATTTCCTCCCCCTACTACGGCAACATGTTTGCCTTTATAAAAAGGACCATCGCAATGAGGACAAAAAGCCACCCCACGACCTATATAATCCGCTTCGCCCGGCACATTCAACCTGCGCCAGCTTGCCCCGGTAGCCATAATAACGGCAGGAGCAACGAACTTTTCACCCCCGGTAGCCGAAAGTACTTTATTCTTTCCGTCTATTTCGACCTTTTCAATTCGCCGGTGTTCCAATATATCAATGGGATAATCACTCAAATGAGTTTTCAAATCGGCAGCCAACTGATTTCCCGTTGTGGAGGGAACAGAAATTAAATTCTCGATCCCTACTGTTT
The genomic region above belongs to Parabacteroides pacaensis and contains:
- a CDS encoding hybrid sensor histidine kinase/response regulator, which translates into the protein MKPDSGHITRKVVIGYILLVIMAISSVGYIYHVIVRMAGEEEPATTPRQKVYLITGALTLLYESETINQLIGTEKNGYTRYNSILNKAQRNIDSLRVLVTDSVQLLKIDTIDNLIERKRHNTRRLLETLTEANAEHLYRTNIEKIIAIQDTIIEQKKVEEKVVVKQDTVVVKKQPKGFFKRLAEAFSPSKQDSGFVVNTTRQIQKDTIVEAFNPADTIVSVLKSIQDSVADQQKALNELLLLRANNLRYDNSIITQRINQMLRDIEQEDMNNSLSRVQQKQKLMKQTSRIIAIIAIISFLIVVVFLVFIGRDLSRSIYYRKQLEKAKQYAEDLLHRREKLMLTISHDIRAPLSSIIGYIELLQHFGMSERERYYLKNMTGSAEHILSLVNDLLDFHRLESKQMEIHSVPFHIESFFKEIYDSFRPLAENKGLHFVFNLKDSAQGRLQYMGDTIRIRQIVSNLLSNAIKFTGEGRVVLLISVTDKTGSSGVLNFQVADAGPGIPEAEQERIFGEFARLTSSEKEEGFGLGLSITRKLIELMGGTLSLKSELGKGSTFTVTLPLAIATNAFVLSGENPSDTEQSVEVPLVSVNEKGEVDEIHCLLVDDDPLQLTMTKDLLIRNHVKVTCCSQPQEAVHILKEERIDIVITDIQMPGFDGFLLLKSIRESLLSNAMTIPVVALSASLANEKEHYLSAGFTGFLNKPFTGKQLISLINELLSRPQKEVEELNYASLTAFAGEDTEASATILHTFCEETRKSILSLRKALISSDRTKASKVSHKLIPLFSMLGASNLVFKLRRLEENKLDIPIEEWKNLLTEVTSMVIQIVENIENKCGE
- a CDS encoding alpha-L-arabinofuranosidase C-terminal domain-containing protein codes for the protein MIEFVKKIHLLIILFIIAFFFFAGCRQELPVTSKIVVDTKSTTLPVNPQLYGISLEEVNHAIDGGIYAELIQNRSFEDGVVPVNCRIDFVRKQFFTPNGLVVPYCGEDSIIGWCKLSKGTQFVPDRQEVINDKNKRSLRVSVYNTELYGQGGVAAEGYTGIPLKKGEKYNLSFFIKNAYTHSGGVQVSLEKDTSRQKVSDTFFVSPVTEWRRLHYTFTATEDVKNARLVFAADSSTLFWLDVVSLFPQNTWRGRPNGLRPDLVEKIAALKPSFIRFPGGSFVEGYSSGTYPEWKETIGDIATRRSFWSFWGYGTTNGVGFHEYLQLCEDLRAEPVYVANCGITNQSRRPRYQDIMEMDKLVQDVLDAIEYANAPADSTWGALRKRNGHPEPFHLKYVEIGNENYGYEYFRRYEYFHKAIREKYPDITVISSDYSSKYRTEWQDKHFFADRTFLMSQSGYFNMNKRISHFQPVSIGSFSAVNNIEGATLQNAVGEACFMIGLEKNPDIIKQVAYAPLLANVNYENCLPAAIYFDTHRVVETPSYQVLKAFSENRGDELLKSEVTTELRPQAIFGGAGIYMFDDFYEIEHFAIDGETDYSSQVISGEWNVLPAGKLIASPNKWNYIVCGDSLAYNYVVTARIRRVKGSNSIQFRVRDNGRTDRQQNHVVFTLGPGESSLTQQSGQVAYPLTPARSCPLAMNTWYDIKVVCQDDTYSCYVNDSLLHRTTLEPIPSLVSVVTRNKEDNTIILKVVNTTYHPEKTSIEIENANVKKEAEVIEIVGDPVDRNTLDMPTCVVPRNKNITLSATHPIVYNFPPNSVTILKLKAH
- a CDS encoding response regulator: MNKTVLLVDDKLEFAKIVRLYLFKYDVRYAENPVKAIEWLEEGNYPDLIISDLNMPEMSGEEFLHYLKTNKLYKSIPVIILSSIEDRMNRVKLFDEGASDFLLKPFDPEEICSKIEQIIN
- a CDS encoding SMP-30/gluconolactonase/LRE family protein, which translates into the protein MKRKILMAAAILGTIALMNACKQKTQRADDNSLKVETKQDMRDNRRTEKVITDNLSFCESIYPTNNKLLISNYGGSKMDPLNTNGQGYIVAYQNDSIAMIIPADGTLSAPKGMYSNDDYLFVSDVNKILVYDMDKPQAKPQVIRFPKADMNITNLVADGNTLYATVASTGNIYAIDIANMDKLNTVQPKLFAQVPGANDAIIEEGVMYITSAPSQGDATSENVIYYISDFDQPVAQKFINEAGQYYSITMSPDNQTMYVTNWSPSGIAKINMDTKAIDYMVLDTPVKNASDIAFMDDILYVADPENNQIIAITNP
- a CDS encoding glycoside hydrolase family 20 protein, which produces MNKLSKNVLVIVTSLLVLSCLDRKTVKGEYEIIPLPQQITPENGSFILKNSTQITYPEGNDVLKQNAEFLASYIKEATGKDLQIVPGTPASNSINLAINDAIENPEGYKLTVVPDKITIEGGLESGVFYGIQTLRKSLPVLAQETVIELPGVTIEDAPRFKYRGMMLDVSRHFFPIDSVKQYIDILALHNMNTLHWHLSDDQGWRIEIKKYPELTRIGSQRKETVIGHNSGKYDGTPYGGFYTQDQIREVIDYAAKRFITIIPEIDMPGHQLAALTSYPELGCTGGPYEVWSQWGVAEDVICAGNEKSMQFLEDVLGEIIDLFPSEYIHVGGDECPKVRWKACPKCQARIKQEGIKSDSKHSAEEYLQSYVISRMEKFVESKGRHIIGWDEILEGGLAPNATVMSWRGMAGGIEAAKQHHNVIMTPNTYLYFDYYQTTDVANEPLAIGGYVPLERVYSLEPVPASLSPEEQKYIIGVQANLWTEYIPTFSQVEYMVLPRMAALSEVQWCSPEKKNYPQFLKRLFNLTGIYDQQGYNYGKHIFNVEATLVPDTNKGVLNVTLKTLGNGDIYYTLDGTEPSKNSTKYTAPLEITQDATIKAIVIRPNLKSRVLTEKVTFNKATMKPITLKVAPSKGYDFNGGPELTDGLTGNNNYKTGRWLGFQGRDLDAVIDLKEPTEIQKVSFNTNVVKGDWIMGVTGISVKISDDGKSFKEIATKNIPELTQQDKDGIYPQEITFNPVKARYVEVIAKGGKLPKWHGGAGYDAFFFVDEISIE
- the ahpF gene encoding alkyl hydroperoxide reductase subunit F; amino-acid sequence: MIDAALKEQLYGIFAGLEANYVLDITVDSHHENRNDLIELLNDVASCSEKIACQVKEGEGLQFSLLKNGEQTGIVFRGVPNGHEFTSLLLAILNSDGKGKNIPDSNIRNRVKALNGPVHLTTYVSLTCTNCPDVVQALNAMTTLNPQIRHTMVDGAINQEEVDALKIQGVPAVFADGKLLHVGRSDFADLLDKLEAQYGVNQEAVETTVKNYDVIIAGGGPAGAAAAIYSARKGLRVAVVAERIGGQVKETVGIENLISVPSTTGNQLAADLKTHLSDYPIDILEHRRIEKVEIDGKNKVLSATGGEKFVAPAVIMATGASWRRLNVPGEADYIGRGVAFCPHCDGPFYKGKHVAVVGGGNSGIEAAIDLAGICSKVTVLEFLDELKADKVLQEKVKSLPNVEVFVSSQTMEVLGNGSKVVGLRVKDRKTEKEDTIELDGIFVQIGLAANSSIFKEVVETNRAGEIVIDTHCRTNVSGIYAAGDVSTVPYKQIIISMGEGAKAALSAFEDRIRGVI